The proteins below are encoded in one region of Apium graveolens cultivar Ventura chromosome 4, ASM990537v1, whole genome shotgun sequence:
- the LOC141717334 gene encoding WUSCHEL-related homeobox 4 has translation MGVSMKVHQQFAGGIINGWDHHQQHEPSSSLTLGFCKRLRPLIPKQPISSGAEDMIPFDLKSFIKPDCGSRKSDVSSSDEKREPLNQTHPGGTRWNPTQEQIGILEMLYRGGMRTPNAQQIEQITTQLGKYGKIEGKNVFYWFQNHKARERQKQKRKNLGLSHSPRSSSTSFSTITLCTKGEKQVQESSPILKRKCTAWSFEKLEEDKSYNSREDEESDKTNKTLELFPLHPEGRRIN, from the exons ATGGGTGTAAGTATGAAGGTGCATCAGCAGTTTGCAGGAGGAATTATCAATGGCTGGGATCATCATCAACAACATGAGCCTTCTTCTTCGCTTACGCTTGGGTTTTGCAAGCGTTTGCGCCCTCTTATTCCTAAGCAACCGATTAGCAGTGGTGCCGAAGATATGATCCCTTTTGATCTTAAGAGTTTTATTAAACCTGATTGTGGCTCTCGAAAATCTGATGTGTCTTCCTCTGATGAGAAGAGAGAACCACTTAACCAG ACACATCCCGGAGGGACAAGGTGGAACCCAACGCAAGAACAAATAGGGATACTGGAGATGCTGTATAGAGGAGGCATGCGCACCCCTAATGCCCAACAAATAGAGCAGATCACAACACAGCTCGGAAAATATGGAAAGATAGAAGGCAAGAATGTGTTCTACTGGTTCCAAAATCACAAAGCTCGAGAGAGGCAGAAGCAGAAGCGCAAGAACCTCGGCCTCAGCCACAGCCCCAGAAGCTCTTCCACTTCCTTCAGCACCATAACCTTGTGCACTAAG GGTGAGAAACAAGTACAAGAAAGTAGTCCAATATTGAAGAGGAAGTGCACGGCATGGTCATTTGAAAAATTGGAAGAAGACAAGAGCTACAATAGTAGAGAAGATGAGGAGAGTGATAAAACTAACAAGACCCTTGAGCTGTTCCCACTACATCCAGAAGGCAGAAGAATAAATTAA
- the LOC141721758 gene encoding DNA topoisomerase 1-like: MDGSDSEDDRPLIFKRSTPSIKHNQVKPDVRKTSMQKPDGKSGRQTSDVRSPNGNGHDSNIQKGKTVPSTKGSPVLSPLASPKASSSSSKGSQVKPPVVSTKASSSGADKSRQYIQQNKSATVKADKPSEKPKDKPDSGSEDSDDDKPLNARLPVGGSKGSISELNKRPSSSGPASSAKPDIGVKEEDSEDDIPLSHKFKQKSNAGESSNARDSDVKPLASKHQQNGTSSRDNVKNPSPALNKRPSTEIKCSGQSPVKKAKHTAAPTPVNGKKVSVKAEPKKEDDDSDDDNATISQRVTKPATPISKTSDKKKAAVSASSSLNKVNKNSKKITKSTEFSKSLKVPPGSGEGQKWTTLVHSGVIFPPPYKPHGVKMLYKGKPVDLTPEQEEVATMIAVMQDTEYMTKPVFRENVMNDWKKILGRNHIIKNLDDCDFTPIYEWHQSEKEKKKQMSAEEKKAVKEEKAKQEDKYMWAIVDGVKEKVGNFRVEPPGLFRGRGEHPKMGKLKKRIAPSDITINIGEDAPIPECPIPGESWKEVRHDNTVTWLAYWNDPINGKEFKYVFLAPSSSLKGQSDKEKYEKARKLKGYIGGIRKAYIKDFTNKDVGKRQIAVATYLIDKLALRAGNEKDDDEADTVGCCTLKVENVEPSPPNILKLDFLGKDSIRYQNEVEVEIPVFKAIQQFRTGKDGGDNLFDKLDTSKLNAHLKELMPGLSAKVFRTYNASITLDEMLNQETKGGDVSQKVAVYQHANKEVAIICNHQRTVSKSHSTQMLRLDEKINELKDLVEELKTDLSRAKKGKPPLKGSDGKTKRNMNPEALEKKIAQTNARIEKMERDKEIKEDLKTVALGTSKINYLDPRITVAWCKRSEVPIEKMFNKSLIAKFAWAMDVEPTFRF, translated from the exons ATGGATGGATCTGATAGCGAGGATGATAGACCCTTGATATTTAAGAGGAGTACCCCATCAATAAAGCACAATCAGGTCAAGCCAGATGTCAGAAAAACATCAATGCAGAAGCCGGATGGTAAGTCGGGGAGACAAACGTCTGATGTACGTTCTCCAAACGGTAACGGTCATGACTCTAACATTCAGAAAGGTAAAACAGTTCCCTCCACCAAGGGGTCACCGGTTTTATCGCCTTTGGCCAGCCCAAAAGCATCGTCTTCGTCATCTAAGGGATCACAAGTGAAGCCGCCTGTGGTAAGTACAAAAGCGTCGAGTTCAGGGGCTGACAAATCCAGACAATATATTCAGCAGAATAAAAGTGCTACTGTTAAAGCTGATAAGCCATCTGAAAAGCCTAAGGACAAACctgatagtggttctgaggattCTGATGATGATAAACCATTGAACGCTAGACTCCCAGTTGGGGGATCTAAGGGAAGCATTTCTGAGCTCAACAAAAGGCCTAGTAGTTCTGGTCCTGCTTCGTCAGCAAAGCCGGACATAGGAGTGAAGGAGGAAGATTCGGAAGATGATATACCATTGTCACATAAATTTAAACAGAAGTCAAATGCTGGGGAATCTAGCAACGCTCGTGATTCTGATGTTAAACCTCTTGCATCGAAACATCAGCAAAATGGTACTAGTTCCAGGGATAATGTTAAGAACCCCTCTCCTGCATTAAATAAAAGACCCTCAACTGAAATCAAATGTTCAGGCCAGTCTCCAGTAAAAAAGGCAAAGCATACAGCTGCACCTACACCAGTTAATGGTAAGAAAGTATCGGTCAAAGCAGAACCTAAAAAAGAAGACGATGACAGTGACGATGATAATGCTACTATTAGCCAGAGAGTCACGAAGCCAGCTACACCAATTAGTAAAACATCTGATAAAAAGAAAGCTGCAGTATCTGCTTCTTCTTCGCTTAATAAAGTAAATAAGAATTCTAAAAAAATAACCAAAAGTACTGAGTTTTCGAAGTCTTTAAAGGTCCCGCCTGGCTCTGGTGAAGGTCAGAAATGGACAACGTTAGTTCATAGTGGTGTCATTTTCCCTCCTCCTTACAAGCCTCATGGGGTTAAGATGCTTTACAAAGGAAAGCCAGTTGACTTGACTCCTGAACAAGAGGAG GTTGCAACAATGATTGCAGTAATGCAAGATACTGAATATATGACAAAACCTGTGTTCAGAGAGAATGTTATGAATGACTGGAAGAAAATACTCGGAAGAAACCACATAATTAAGAATTTGGATGACTGCGATTTTACCCCAATATACGAGTGGCATCAGAGCgaaaaggagaagaagaaacaaATGAGTGCAGAA GAGAAAAAAGCAGTGAAAGAAGAGAAGGCCAAGCAAGAGGATAAGTACATGTGGGCAATTGTTGATGGTGTCAAGGAAAAG GTTGGGAATTTTAGAGTTGAACCACCAGGGTTGTTTAGAGGCCGTGGAGAGCATCCAAAG ATGGGAAAATTGAAAAAACGTATAGCTCCAAGTGACATCACTATAAATATCGGAGAAGATGCTCCAATACCAGAATGTCCGATTCCTGGAGAAAG CTGGAAAGAAGTTAGGCATGATAATACTGTTACTTGGTTAGCCTATTGGAATGATCCAATCAATGGAAAAGAGTTTAAATACGTGTTTCTGGCACCTAGTAGTTCCTTAAAAGGACAAAGTGACAAGGAAAAATATGAGAAAGCTAGGAAGTTGAAG GGGTATATTGGAGGCATTAGAAAAGCTTACATTAAAGATTTTACTAATAAAGATGTCGGAAAGCGACAAATAGCAGTGGCGACTTATCTGATTGACAAACTAGCTCTGAGGGCAGGCAATGAGAAG GATGATGATGAGGCTGATACTGTTGGTTGTTGTACATTAAAGGTAGAAAATGTTGAACCAAGCCCTCCGAACATTTTGAAG CTTGACTTTCTTGGTAAAGATTCTATCAGATACCAGAATGAGGTAGAGGTTGAAATTCCCGTGTTTAAGGCGATTCAACAGTTCAGGACTG GGAAAGATGGCGGTGATAATCTTTTTGACAAGCTCGATACTAGTAAGTTGAATGCCCATCTGAAGGAATTGATGCCTGGCCTTTCGGCAAAAGTTTTCCGTACATATAATGCATCCATAACTTTGGATGAGATG TTGAACCAGGAAACAAAGGGTGGAGATGTTTCTCAGAAGGTTGCTGTCTACCAACATGCCAATAAAGAG GTAGCAATAATTTGCAATCATCAACGTACTGTCTCAAAGTCGCATAGTACACAGATGTTGAGGTTGGATGAGAAGATAAACGAGCTAAAG GATCTTGTTGAAGAACTGAAAACTGATTTAAGTAGGGCAAAGAAAGGGAAGCCACCACTAAAAGGTTCTGACGGGAAGACAAAGAGGAACATGAATCCAGAAGC GTTAGAAAAGAAGATTGCTCAGACCAATGCAAGAATTGAAAAAATGGAGCGAGATAAGGAAATTAAGGAGGATCTGAAGACTGTGGCATTGGGCACATCAAAAATAAATTATCTTGATCCTAGAATTACAGTGGCTTGGTGCAAGCGGTCTGAAGTTCCAATTGAGAAG ATGTTCAACAAGTCCCTTATCGCAAAGTTTGCTTGGGCAATGGATGTTGAACCGACCTTCAGATTCTAA